The Populus trichocarpa isolate Nisqually-1 chromosome 2, P.trichocarpa_v4.1, whole genome shotgun sequence genome has a window encoding:
- the LOC7495155 gene encoding multifunctional methyltransferase subunit TRM112 homolog A, whose amino-acid sequence MRLFTHNMLSSNIKGVANGFPLRIEVDQVVEKQVDFNPDFLRNMFPKLEWKALVDAARTMGYTELPEEADSSMLESEEFLRKLHHALLELHLEEGALVCPETGRKFPVNKGIPNMLLHEDEV is encoded by the coding sequence ATGAGGCTATTTACTCACAACATGCTATCCTCCAATATCAAGGGAGTTGCGAACGGCTTCCCTCTAAGAATCGAGGTAGATCAAGTGGTCGAAAAGCAAGTGGACTTCAATCCCGATTTCCTCAGAAACATGTTCCCAAAGCTCGAGTGGAAAGCCCTTGTCGATGCCGCACGAACCATGGGCTACACCGAGCTTCCTGAGGAGGCCGATTCGTCGATGCTGGAGTCTGAGGAATTTTTAAGGAAGTTGCACCACGCGCTTTTGGAGCTTCACCTCGAAGAAGGGGCTTTGGTTTGTCCTGAGACTGGGAGAAAGTTTCCGGTCAATAAAGGGATTCCTAATATGCTTCTTCACGAAGATGAGGTTTGA
- the LOC7463219 gene encoding signal peptidase complex-like protein DTM1 isoform X1 gives MANDAALRTSLVWLAVVMVVVGIWTLSFKKVIVTYVLGVLGIAGVLLPDWDYFDRDYSRWFSFVSEQDKLALALRSGFRLWISPLRLVVYTAVYGYALYRWWLFISE, from the exons ATGGCTAATGACGCAGCTCTAAGGACCTCATTGGTGTGGTTGGCTGTGGTTATGGTGGTAGTAGGGATATGGACACTTTCTTTCAAGAAAGTGATTGTAACTTATGTATTGGGTGTGCTCGGGATTGCTGGAGTGCTTTTACCTGATTGGGATTATTTTGATAGAGATTACTCCAGGTGGTTTTCTTTTGTTAGTGAACAAGATAAGCTGGCTCTTGCTCTAAGATCTGGCTTCAG GCTTTGGATTTCTCCTCTCAGATTGGTTGTTTACACCGCCGTTTATGGTTATGCTTTGTACAGGTGGTGGTTGTTCATATCAGAGTGA
- the LOC7463219 gene encoding signal peptidase complex-like protein DTM1 isoform X2, with product MANDAALRTSLVWLAVVMVVVGIWTLSFKKVIVTYVLGVLGIAGVLLPDWDYFDRDYSRWFSFVSEQDKLALALRSGFRWWLFISE from the exons ATGGCTAATGACGCAGCTCTAAGGACCTCATTGGTGTGGTTGGCTGTGGTTATGGTGGTAGTAGGGATATGGACACTTTCTTTCAAGAAAGTGATTGTAACTTATGTATTGGGTGTGCTCGGGATTGCTGGAGTGCTTTTACCTGATTGGGATTATTTTGATAGAGATTACTCCAGGTGGTTTTCTTTTGTTAGTGAACAAGATAAGCTGGCTCTTGCTCTAAGATCTGGCTTCAG GTGGTGGTTGTTCATATCAGAGTGA
- the LOC7463220 gene encoding transcription factor MYB93, with translation MGRSPCCDEIGLKKGPWTPEEDEKLVDHIKKHGQGSWRALPKLAGLNRCGKSCRLRWTNYLRPDIKRGKFSQDEEQTILHLHSIHGNKWSAIATHLPGRTDNEIKNFWNTHLKKKLIQMGFDPMTHQPLTDFFASLPQLMALANLREPMEHHPLDEHAMGLQAEALQLAKLQYLQCLLQSAASLIPSANSYDQNGITDLEVLNLLNSIPPIKENPVLNSSELENQGSYHFGNATSQLLHHPSLLSQLSAPQVPFSYQPSLNTEMGQAPFLTTILSQGDRNPSDSSWVLPSPTLAPQAATETSRSNPGDASSITSSYGGVTSWPELLFEGPIMHDIS, from the exons ATGGGGAGGTCTCCCTGTTGCGATGAGATTGGCCTCAAAAAAGGACCATGGACTCCTGAAGAAGACGAAAAGCTTGTTGATCACATCAAAAAACATGGTCAGGGAAGTTGGAGAGCTCTCCCAAAGCTTGCAG GTCTTAATAGATGTGGCAAGAGCTGTAGGTTAAGGTGGACAAATTACTTGAGACCTGATATAAAGAGAGGCAAATTCTCTCAAGATGAAGAGCAAACGATTCTACATCTTCATTCAATTCATGGAAACAA ATGGTCAGCTATTGCTACCCATCTACCAGGCCGGACGGACAATGAAATTAAGAATTTCTGGAACACCCATTTGAAGAAGAAGCTGATTCAAATGGGTTTTGATCCAATGACCCACCAACCATTAACTGACTTCTTTGCTAGCTTGCCTCAGCTCATGGCCCTCGCTAACCTGAGAGAACCAATGGAGCATCATCCATTAGATGAACATGCCATGGGATTGCAAGCAGAAGCTCTACAGTTAGCTAAGCTTCAGTATTTACAGTGTCTTCTCCAGTCAGCAGCTTCATTAATCCCCTCCGCCAACTCTTATGACCAAAACGGCATTACAGACCTGGAAGTTCTCAATCTGTTGAATTCAATTCCACCCATAAAAGAAAACCCAGTACTAAATTCATCAGAACTTGAGAATCAAGGCTCATATCACTTTGGAAATGCTACCTCTCAACTACTCCACCATCCAAGTTTATTGTCTCAATTGTCTGCCCCACAAGTCCCTTTCAGTTATCAACCATCTTTGAATACTGAGATGGGTCAAGCTCCATTTTTAACTACAATTCTCAGCCAGGGAGATAGAAACCCATCTGATTCTTCATGGGTGCTTCCTTCTCCTACGCTTGCTCCTCAAGCTGCAACCGAGACTTCCAGAAGCAATCCAGGTGATGCTAGCAGCATTACTTCTAGCTATGGTGGAGTAACTTCTTGGCCCGAGCTTCTTTTTGAAGGTCCTATTATGCATGATATTTCCTAG
- the LOC7495157 gene encoding nodulin-26, whose amino-acid sequence MSSSNSITEPSPKFQLPTRRSIMAEAKAASPAPEWLSTRNAALSNFQKIVAELMGTYILVFVGCGAALTDKVQRLNMLGIAIVWGAVLMAAIYALGHVSGAHFNPAVSIALAVVRKFSWKEVPMYILAQVLGSTLASLTLRMLFHEQGNIQPIVNQYSDPTSDLEAIVWEFIITFILMFTICGVATDPRASKDLSGVAIGGAVMFNAMIAGPITGASMNPARSLGPALVSGVYKNLWVYIVSPILGAMAAAAVYSVLRVPEPAKPEDTNKSTYNNLNLHADP is encoded by the exons ATGTCTAGCTCAAATTCGATTACTGAGCCCTCCCCTAAGTTCCAGCTGCCTACTAGACGCTCAATCATGGCAGAAGCAAAGGCAGCAAGTCCTGCCCCAGAATGGTTGTCTACCCGTAATGCTGCCCTGTCTAATTTCCAGAAG aTTGTTGCAGAGTTGATGGGGACGTACATTCTTGTATTTGTGGGCTGTGGAGCTGCTCTCACTGACAAAGTTCAAAGACTAAATATGTTAGGAATAGCAATTGTGTGGGGCGCAGTTCTGATGGCAGCTATTTATGCTCTTGGTCATGTCTCCGGTGCACATTTTAATCCTGCAGTTAGCATTGCCTTGGCTGTTGTCCGCAAATTTTCTTGGAAAGAA GTACCGATGTACATTTTGGCTCAGGTCCTCGGATCAACACTTGCAAGTCTAACTCTTAGGATGCTGTTCCATGAGCAAGGAAATATTCAACCCATAGTGAATCAGTACTCAGATCCAACTAGTGATCTTGAAGCAATTGTGTGGGaatttataattacatttaTCTTGATGTTCACCATTTGCGGCGTCGCTACCGATCCTCGAGCG AGCAAAGACCTTTCTGGAGTTGCAATAGGAGGTGCAGTAATGTTCAACGCCATGATTGCTGG GCCAATCACTGGAGCTTCGATGAACCCTGCAAGAAGTTTAGGCCCTGCTCTTGTCTCTGGTGTTTACAAGAATCTCTGGGTCTATATTGTATCCCCAATTCTCGGAGCAATGGCTGCAGCCGCAGTGTACTCTGTACTTCGGGTACCCGAGCCTGCTAAACCAGAGGATACAAATAAATCCACATACAATAATCTTAACTTGCATGCTGATCCATAG
- the LOC7495156 gene encoding cryptochrome-1 isoform X2, with protein MSGGGCSIVWFRRDLRVEDNPALAAGVRAGAVVAVFVWAPEEEGHYYPGRVSRWWLKQSLAHLDSSLRSLGTSLVTKRSTDSVSTLLEVIKSTGATQLFFNHLYDPLSLVRDHRAKEVLTAQGIAVRSFNADLLYEPWDVNDAQGRPFTTFATFWDRCLSMPFDPEAPLLPPKRIISGDASRCPSEMLVFEDELEKGSNALLARAWSPGWSNADRALTTFINGPLIEYSKNRRKADSATTSFLSPHLHFGEVSVRKVFHLVRIKQVLWANEGNKAGEESVNLFLKSIGLREYSRYLSFNHPYSHERPLLGHLKFFPWVVDGGYFKAWRQGRTGYPLVDAGMRELWATGWLHDRIRVVVASFFVKVLQLPWRWGMKYFWDTLLDADLESDALGWQYITGTLPDGREFDRIDNPQFEGYKFDPNGEYVRRWLPELARLPTEWIHHPWNAPESVLQAAGIELGSNYPLPIVGIDAAKVRLEEALSEMWQQEAASRAAIENGTEEGLGDSSESAPIAFPQDINMEENHEPVRNNPPATNRRYEDQMVPSMTSSFLRIEDEETSSDVRNSTGDGRAEVPRDVNVNQQPRRDTLNQGFVQSVHNDNSLPPFNVVRGLANVEDSTAESSSSSRRERDGGIVPVWSPPASSYSEQFVGDENGIGATSSYLPRHPQSHQILNWRRLPQTG; from the exons ATGTCAGGTGGTGGCTGTAGTATAGTTTGGTTCAGGAGAGATCTAAGGGTAGAAGATAACCCAGCACTTGCAGCTGGTGTAAGAGCAGGTGCGGTTGTTGCAGTGTTTGTATGGGCACCTGAAGAGGAAGGCCATTATTATCCTGGTAGGGTCTCAAGGTGGTGGCTTAAACAAAGTTTGGCTCATCTTGACTCTTCTTTAAGGAGTCTTGGTACTTCTCTTGTTACTAAGAGATCAACCGATAGTGTTTCTACTCTTCTTGAGGTTATCAAATCTACTGGGGCTACTCAGCTCTTCTTCAACCACTTATATG aTCCCCTGTCGCTGGTTAGGGATCATCGGGCAAAGGAGGTTTTGACTGCTCAAGGTATTGCTGTAAGATCTTTTAATGCAGATTTACTTTATGAACCATGGGATGTTAACGATGCCCAAGGCCGTCCCTTCACAACCTTTGCTACTTTCTGGGATAGATGCCTCAGCATGCCTTTTGATCCAGAGGCTCCACTTCTCCCGCCTAAGAGGATTATTTCGG GTGATGCATCTAGATGCCCTTCAGAGATGCTGGTATTTGAAGATGAATTGGAGAAAGGAAGCAATGCACTTCTTGCCAGAGCATGGTCACCTGGATGGAGCAATGCTGATAGGGCTCTGACCACTTTCATTAATGGACCATTAATTGAGTACTCTAAGAATCGTAGGAAGGCTGATAGCGCTACAACCTCATTTCTCTCTCCGCACTTGCATTTTGGGGAGGTGAGTGTGAGAAAAGTCTTCCATCTTGTTCGCATAAAGCAGGTTCTGTGGGCAAATGAAGGGAACAAGGCTGGAGAAGAGAGTGTAAACTTGTTTCTCAAGTCAATTGGTCTTAGGGAATATTCAAGATACTTGAGTTTCAACCATCCTTACAGTCATGAAAGGCCTCTTCTTGGGCACCTTAAGTTCTTCCCTTGGGTCGTGGACGGAGGCTATTTTAAGGCATGGAGACAAGGTAGAACAGGTTATCCATTAGTTGATGCTGGGATGAGAGAATTGTGGGCCACCGGTTGGCTGCATGATCGTATACGTGTGGTTGTTGCGAGTTTCTTTGTGAAGGTTCTACAACTTCCATGGAGATGGGGAATGAAGTATTTTTGGGATACCCTATTGGATGCAGATTTAGAGAGTGATGCTCTTGGTTGGCAATACATAACCGGCACTCTCCCAGATGGCCGGGAGTTTGATCGCATAGATAATCCACAG TTTGAGGGTTACAAATTTGACCCAAATGGAGAATATGTACGCCGGTGGCTTCCTGAACTTGCTAGGCTACCAACTGAATGGATACACCACCCATGGAATGCACCTGAATCTGTACTTCAAGCTGCTGGTATTGAGCTGGGATCAAATTATCCTCTCCCTATTGTAGGGATAGATGCAGCAAAGGTCAGGTTGGAAGAAGCACTTTCAGAAATGTGGCAGCAAGAAGCTGCTTCAAGAGCTGCAATTGAGAATGGAACTGAGGAAGGGCTTGGAGACTCTTCTGAATCAGCTCCAATTGCCTTCCCTCAAGACATAAATATGGAGGAAAACCATGAGCCTGTGAGAAACAATCCTCCTGCTACAAATCGCCGCTATGAGGATCAGATGGTCCCAAGCATGACCTCTTCTTTTCTGAGAATTGAAGACGAAGAAACTTCTTCAGATGTTCGCAATTCTACAGGAGATGGCAGAGCAGAGGTACCAAGAGATGTAAATGTAAATCAACAACCAAGAAGAGACACTTTGAACCAGGGGTTTGTGCAAAGTGTTCATAATGACAACAGTTTGCCACCATTTAACGTTGTGAGAGGTCTGGCAAATGTTGAAGACTCAACAGCAGAATCTTCGAGCAGTAGTAGGAGAGAGAGGGATGGAGGTATAGTTCCAGTTTGGTCCCCTCCAGCTTCTAGTTACTCAGAGCAGTTTGTTGGTGATGAAAATGGAATTGGGGCAACTTCTTCTTACTTGCCGAGGCATCCACAATCTCACCAGATACTCAATTGGAGGCGGCTACCCCAAACCGGGTAA
- the LOC7463218 gene encoding uncharacterized protein LOC7463218, whose product MSPSGDGATEVKICSDENGGFHGGYIKTHCLKSEPPFCSSSYLPGIALNPFQDSEKLARVVTASAKGFSIGAGIKGGLALFSILARLRRTRLSSTRKVEVFSNRKAIDLAIKETLRYGLFLGTFAGTFVSVDEIIAYLGGHRRTAKWRSLLAGLIAGPSMLLTGPNTQHTSLAIYILMRAAVLASRCGIKSKRFGKICKPLTWKHGDVFLMCLSSSQVLSAYILKQDSLPPSYKSFLNKHGGKDLSILQGVKDIASGLPFTNLEAIEKYYNSTGVDIKLDPEMKIPCTIIHGNQSCSAHVVSFFLQAYKRALPVYLPVYLIPALIVHRQGLLKRPCNIFGKGLLGTARSSLFLSVYCSSAWMWTCLLFRIFRWCNIPMVAIGTLPTGLALAIEKKSRRIEISLYCFARAVESFFICTRDAGYLPESLNLKRADVVIFSISTAIIMHCYEQEREVFRSKYLNVLDWVFGVPRPPGDTSPRKDGLKAS is encoded by the exons ATGTCGCCATCAGGCGACGGAGCCACCGAAGTTAAAATCTGCTCCGACGAAAATGGTGGCTTCCATGGCGGCTATATAAAAACACATTGCTTGAAATCGGAGCCTCCTTTCTGCTCTTCTTCTTATTTACCAGGAATTGCCTTAAATCCGTTTCAGGACTCGGAGAAACTAGCGCGAGTTGTTACTGCGTCAGCAAAAGGTTTCTCAATTGGAGCCGGTATTAAAGGAGGACTCGCCTTGTTTTCAATTCTCGCAAGGTTGCGGCGCACCAGATTATCCTCCACGAG GAAAGTCGAGGTGTTTTCCAACAGGAAAGCTATTGATTTAGCTATTAAGGAAACGCTAAGATACGGGCTTTTCCTTGGTACTTTTGCTGGTACATTTGTGTCTGTTGATGAAATTATTGCATATTTAGGAGGCCACCGGAG GACGGCGAAATGGAGGTCTTTATTAGCAGGATTAATCGCTGGGCCATCTATGCTTCTTACAGGGCCAAACACACAGCACACAAGCTTGGCCATATACATACTTATGCGTGCTGCAGTGTTAGCGTCACGGTGTGGAATTAAGAGCAAACGATTTGGGAAAATTTGTAAACCTCTTACTTGGAAGCATGGAGACGTTTTCCTCATGTGTCTCTCGTCTTCTCAAGTTTT GTCTGCTTATATATTGAAGCAAGATAGTTTGCCTCCATCATACAAGTCCTTTCTCAATAAACACGGTGGAAAGGATCTTTCTATCTTGCAAGGTGTGAAAGATATTGCAAGCGGCTTGCCTTTCACAAATTTGGAGGCTATAGAGAAATATTACAACTCCACAGGTGTTGATATTAAGCTAGACCCAGAAATGAAAATCCCCTGCACG ATTATACATGGAAATCAATCGTGCAGTGCgcatgttgtttctttttttcttcaagcatATAAAAGAGCTTTACCAGTTTATCTTCCTGTATATTTGATCCCTGCACTTATAGTTCATCGTCAAGGCCTCCTGAAAAG GCCTTGCAACATATTTGGGAAGGGTCTTCTTGGTACTGCAAGATCAAGCTTGTTTCTATCTGTGTATTGTTCATCTGCCTG GATGTGGACGTGTCTGCTCTTTAGAATTTTCAGGTGGTGTAACATTCCGATGGTGGCAATAGGGACG TTGCCAACTGGCCTGGCCCTAgctattgaaaagaaaagcagGCGGATTGAAATATCTCTTTACTGTTTCGCAAGGGCAGTTGAAAGCTTCTTTATCTGCACGCGAGATGCCGGATATTTGCCAGAGTCTCTGAATTTGAAGAGAGCTGATGTGGTGATTTTCAGCATCTCAACAGCTATAATAATGCATTGCTATGAGCAGGAAAGGGAAGTGTTCCGGTCCAAGTACCTTAATGTTCTTGATTGGGTATTTGGCGTGCCTCGCCCCCCTGGTGACACATCACCCCGCAAGGATGGGTTGAAAGCAAGCTGA
- the LOC7495156 gene encoding cryptochrome-1 isoform X1, giving the protein MSGGGCSIVWFRRDLRVEDNPALAAGVRAGAVVAVFVWAPEEEGHYYPGRVSRWWLKQSLAHLDSSLRSLGTSLVTKRSTDSVSTLLEVIKSTGATQLFFNHLYDPLSLVRDHRAKEVLTAQGIAVRSFNADLLYEPWDVNDAQGRPFTTFATFWDRCLSMPFDPEAPLLPPKRIISGDASRCPSEMLVFEDELEKGSNALLARAWSPGWSNADRALTTFINGPLIEYSKNRRKADSATTSFLSPHLHFGEVSVRKVFHLVRIKQVLWANEGNKAGEESVNLFLKSIGLREYSRYLSFNHPYSHERPLLGHLKFFPWVVDGGYFKAWRQGRTGYPLVDAGMRELWATGWLHDRIRVVVASFFVKVLQLPWRWGMKYFWDTLLDADLESDALGWQYITGTLPDGREFDRIDNPQFEGYKFDPNGEYVRRWLPELARLPTEWIHHPWNAPESVLQAAGIELGSNYPLPIVGIDAAKVRLEEALSEMWQQEAASRAAIENGTEEGLGDSSESAPIAFPQDINMEENHEPVRNNPPATNRRYEDQMVPSMTSSFLRIEDEETSSDVRNSTGDGRAEVPRDVNVNQQPRRDTLNQGFVQSVHNDNSLPPFNVVRGLANVEDSTAESSSSSRRERDGGIVPVWSPPASSYSEQFVGDENGIGATSSYLPRHPQSHQILNWRRLPQTG; this is encoded by the exons ATGTCAGGTGGTGGCTGTAGTATAGTTTGGTTCAGGAGAGATCTAAGGGTAGAAGATAACCCAGCACTTGCAGCTGGTGTAAGAGCAGGTGCGGTTGTTGCAGTGTTTGTATGGGCACCTGAAGAGGAAGGCCATTATTATCCTGGTAGGGTCTCAAGGTGGTGGCTTAAACAAAGTTTGGCTCATCTTGACTCTTCTTTAAGGAGTCTTGGTACTTCTCTTGTTACTAAGAGATCAACCGATAGTGTTTCTACTCTTCTTGAGGTTATCAAATCTACTGGGGCTACTCAGCTCTTCTTCAACCACTTATATG aTCCCCTGTCGCTGGTTAGGGATCATCGGGCAAAGGAGGTTTTGACTGCTCAAGGTATTGCTGTAAGATCTTTTAATGCAGATTTACTTTATGAACCATGGGATGTTAACGATGCCCAAGGCCGTCCCTTCACAACCTTTGCTACTTTCTGGGATAGATGCCTCAGCATGCCTTTTGATCCAGAGGCTCCACTTCTCCCGCCTAAGAGGATTATTTCGG GTGATGCATCTAGATGCCCTTCAGAGATGCTGGTATTTGAAGATGAATTGGAGAAAGGAAGCAATGCACTTCTTGCCAGAGCATGGTCACCTGGATGGAGCAATGCTGATAGGGCTCTGACCACTTTCATTAATGGACCATTAATTGAGTACTCTAAGAATCGTAGGAAGGCTGATAGCGCTACAACCTCATTTCTCTCTCCGCACTTGCATTTTGGGGAGGTGAGTGTGAGAAAAGTCTTCCATCTTGTTCGCATAAAGCAGGTTCTGTGGGCAAATGAAGGGAACAAGGCTGGAGAAGAGAGTGTAAACTTGTTTCTCAAGTCAATTGGTCTTAGGGAATATTCAAGATACTTGAGTTTCAACCATCCTTACAGTCATGAAAGGCCTCTTCTTGGGCACCTTAAGTTCTTCCCTTGGGTCGTGGACGGAGGCTATTTTAAGGCATGGAGACAAGGTAGAACAGGTTATCCATTAGTTGATGCTGGGATGAGAGAATTGTGGGCCACCGGTTGGCTGCATGATCGTATACGTGTGGTTGTTGCGAGTTTCTTTGTGAAGGTTCTACAACTTCCATGGAGATGGGGAATGAAGTATTTTTGGGATACCCTATTGGATGCAGATTTAGAGAGTGATGCTCTTGGTTGGCAATACATAACCGGCACTCTCCCAGATGGCCGGGAGTTTGATCGCATAGATAATCCACAG TTTGAGGGTTACAAATTTGACCCAAATGGAGAATATGTACGCCGGTGGCTTCCTGAACTTGCTAGGCTACCAACTGAATGGATACACCACCCATGGAATGCACCTGAATCTGTACTTCAAGCTGCTGGTATTGAGCTGGGATCAAATTATCCTCTCCCTATTGTAGGGATAGATGCAGCAAAGGTCAGGTTGGAAGAAGCACTTTCAGAAATGTGGCAGCAAGAAGCTGCTTCAAGAGCTGCAATTGAGAATGGAACTGAGGAAGGGCTTGGAGACTCTTCTGAATCAGCTCCAATTGCCTTCCCTCAAGACATAAATATGGAGGAAAACCATGAGCCTGTGAGAAACAATCCTCCTGCTACAAATCGCCGCTATGAGGATCAGATGGTCCCAAGCATGACCTCTTCTTTTCTGAGAATTGAAGACGAAGAAACTTCTTCAGATGTTCGCAATTCTACAGGAGATGGCAGAGCAGAGGTACCAAGAGATGTAAATGTAAATCAACAACCAAGAAGAGACACTTTGAACCAGGGGTTTGTGCAAAGTGTTCATAATGACAACAGTTTGCCACCATTTAACGTTGTGAGAGGTCTGGCAAATGTTGAAGACTCAACAGCAGAATCTTCGAGCAGTAGTAGGAGAGAGAGGGATGGAGGTATAGTTCCAGTTTGGTCCCCTCCAGCTTCTAGTTACTCAGAGCAGTTTGTTGGTGATGAAAATGGAATTGGGGCAACTTCTTCTTACTTGCCGAGGCATCCACAATCTCACCAGATACTCAATTGGAGGCGGCTACCCCAAACCGG GTAA